The segment AGATGGTGGATAAGTTAAACTCTAAAGCTAGTTCCTTTAAAAGGGTTGCGGTGAATATCCTGTCGGCAGAGAAGGTAATAAAGAGCCATATGACGGAGAGTGGTGGGGCAGTGAGCAACAATGCTTCTGTTCATTATCCTGTTATATCAGAGGAGGAAGGCGCAGCGGCTTTTGCGCGTGTGATGGCGCAATTAAAGGCGCAGGTTGGTATTGAGGCTTATACGAGTTGGTTCGGGCGCGTAAAGCTTGCGGAATATAGCCGTAATCTTGTAAAGCTTTCAGTTCCTACAGCGTTTTTGCGGTCATGGATTAATAATCATTATGGCTCTCTTTTGACCAATTTATGGAAGCAAGAGAATTCAGCGATTCTTCGTGTTGAAGTTATCGTTCGTGGTATGAAGCGTGTTTCAAGAGGTATCGTTTGTAAAACAAGTGTCGCGCCTGTCGTTTTAGAAGAACAGGAGACACCGTCTTTTGTTGAGAGTTATCCAGAGCATTCAGTAAAGAGTGTTCAAACAGGTGTTTTGGGTTCACCGCTTGATTCTCGTTATACTTTTGAGAGTTTTGTAGAAGGTTCTTCTAATCGTGTTGCATTGGCTGCTGCACGTTCGATTGCAGAGGGGCATAAAAGTGCCTTAAGGTTTAATCCTCTTTTTATCCATGCATCTGTTGGTTTAGGAAAAACACATTTACTCCAAGCAATTGCAGCCGCAGCGTTACAGCGTTTAATGTCTGCGCGGGTTATTTATTTGACTGCTGAATATTTCATGTGGCGTTTTGCGACGGCTATTCGTGATAATGATGCTCTTTCTTTTAAAGAGCAACTTCGTGATATTGATCTTCTTATTATTGATGATATGCAATTTTTGCAAGGAAAGTCGATACAGCATGAATTTTGTCATTTGCTTAATATGTTGCTTGATAGTGCCAAGCAAGTTGTTGTGGCGGCGGATCGTCCACCGGCAGAGTTAGAATCGCTAGATCTTCGGGTTCGGTCTCGTCTTCAGGGGGGGGTCGCCCTTGAAATTGAG is part of the Bartonella machadoae genome and harbors:
- the dnaA gene encoding chromosomal replication initiator protein DnaA; translated protein: MVDKLNSKASSFKRVAVNILSAEKVIKSHMTESGGAVSNNASVHYPVISEEEGAAAFARVMAQLKAQVGIEAYTSWFGRVKLAEYSRNLVKLSVPTAFLRSWINNHYGSLLTNLWKQENSAILRVEVIVRGMKRVSRGIVCKTSVAPVVLEEQETPSFVESYPEHSVKSVQTGVLGSPLDSRYTFESFVEGSSNRVALAAARSIAEGHKSALRFNPLFIHASVGLGKTHLLQAIAAAALQRLMSARVIYLTAEYFMWRFATAIRDNDALSFKEQLRDIDLLIIDDMQFLQGKSIQHEFCHLLNMLLDSAKQVVVAADRPPAELESLDLRVRSRLQGGVALEIEAPDYEMRLKMLRQRLKLAQQEDSMVSISDDILDYIARTVLGSGRDIEGAFNQLLFRQSFESDLSLERIDELLGHLTRSGEPKRIRIEEIQRTVARHYNVSKQDLLSNRRTRTVVKPRQVAMYLAKMLTPRSLPEIGRRFGGRDHTTVLHAVRKIEDLLCGDQTLAKELELLKRLIGEQTA